A single region of the Drosophila takahashii strain IR98-3 E-12201 chromosome 2R, DtakHiC1v2, whole genome shotgun sequence genome encodes:
- the flap gene encoding uncharacterized protein flap isoform X3 has protein sequence MQFDPKPRCGGSVVSFTVMLLLIIGADFAVGRPDAIAVGLESTQSSQSFTGTASASSAPPAPLPATSLTPPLHDPPSSDTTTTTAASSDVEVEQAQLVPLQEEQKVDSLPDYIRELQRQDANIGGPVEWKPAADGAPLSVIAWDLLPPHQNQDGHQPEEQQQEPTIITEAQQLPAKKIQGIVDPITNNIRLSLSSGGAVGSVEPLQTDGPADHGTNAHVGSTTPSNPGRFPNRQRGTAHYSTTRSSSTTLRPRSSSTTTTQATTTTRRSTTTTTTTTRRPTTTTSTTTTTTAAPPILSTTEDPANFYHLINEEAYAYTLPTYLQEVTDPDLDVAVTFEVPEDNDKYNHTLANDLEPPYEPFVDLGNIQLTPPPTSRPTTTTTRRTTTTTTTTTAAPTTTTTTPRTTTTTTTRRPTTQRTTKAPIPPPTLKPPTQSTQAHPEAPPVKLTTTTTTTQNADNPTSTTLEDSRSTTASPLDAGNPFDSATIPAWLRDFDYPDVGPGVPFDPDNFGPAGGSAGGAPSGSNRNPTNPPRPPTIPPASSAFPSKVTLPLPGSSSSGISGISSSGEPPLVLIPPADASSSDSNPNPGQLTHPTSFAARFEPPASSPSSNPSTIDPFPPSKVEYTKSDEGKVISTPINSNQRKTETVAPAVNTGKYTGGFGAPAGLLRPQSASSNPGQNPSASANSDVYVAGNQHEFSAVIKANKARPTVNPGRYNGGFGAPTGVLSPQSPAEPRPFQPVHQQAEHREHQAGGGNRRTDSRFGGPPGILVPFDNVQRTGGQ, from the exons ATGCCATCGCTGTGGGCCTGGAATCCACACAGTCCAGTCAGTCATTCACCGGCACAGCATCAGCATCTTCtgcaccaccagcaccactTCCAGCCACATCACTAACACCGCCCCTGCATGATCCACCTTCATCCGACACCACGACCACGACCGCCGCCTCCTCGGATGTGGAGGTGGAGCAGGCGCAACTGGTGCCTCTGCAGGAGGAGCAGAAGGTCGACTCCCTGCCCGATTATATACGGGAATTGCAGCGCCAGGATGCGAATATTGGCGGACCCGTGGAATGGAAGCCGGCTGCCGATGGGGCACCACTCAGTGTGATTGCCTGGGATCTCTTGCCGCCGCATCAGAATCAGGATGGCCATCAgccggaggagcagcagcaggaaccCACCATTATCACGGAGGCCCAACAGCTGCCGGCTAAGAAAATCCAGGGCATTGTGGATCCCATTACCAACAACATTCGGCTCAGCCTGAGCAGTGGTGGAGCTGTAGGCTCAGTGGAGCCCCTCCAAACCGATGGACCAGCTGATCATGGCACAAATGCTCATGTGGGCAGCACCACGCCCAGTAATCCTGGTCGTTTTCCCAATCGCCAACGTGGCACAGCCCATTACAGCACCACCAGGAGCAGTAGCACCACCTTGAGGCCACGAAGCagtagcaccaccaccacccaggCCACAACAACTACCAGGAGAAGCactaccaccaccaccactacgACCAGGAGACCCACCACTACcacctccaccaccaccactacgACTGCAGCACCACCAATACTAAGCACCACTGAAGATCCCGCCAACTTCTATCACCTGATAAATGAGGAGGCCTATGCCTACACTCTGCCCACCTATCTGCAGGAGGTCACCGATCCGGATCTGGATGTGGCGGTCACCTTCGAGGTGCCCGAGGACAATGACAAGTACAACCACACGCTGGCCAACGATTTGGAGCCACCCTACGAGCCCTTTGTGGATCTGGGCAACATTCAGTTGACGCCACCACCCACCAGCCGACCCACAACCACAACTACGAGGAGAACAACCACGACAACAACCACCACTACGGCAGCAccaacaaccacaacaacgACGCCACGAACAACCACTACAACCACCACGCGACGTCCGACCACGCAGCGAACCACCAAAGCACCCATACCACCACCAACACTAAAACCACCCACTCAGAGCACCCAAGCGCACCCAGAAGCACCGCCAGTGAAACTGACTACAacaaccaccaccacccaaaaCGCAGATAACCCAACGTCGACGACGCTGGAGGATTCGAGGAGCACCACGGCGAGTCCTTTGGATGCAGGCAACCCCTTCGATTCGGCTACGATTCCCGCCTGGCTGCGTGACTTTGACTATCCGGATGTGGGTCCCGGTGTGCCCTTCGACCCGGATAACTTTGGACCAGCAGGTGGATCAGCTGGAGGAGCACCAAGTGGCAGTAACCGTAACCCCACCAACCCGCCACGTCCTCCAACCATCCCGCCCGCCTCCTCCGCTTTTCCATCCAAAGTCACGCTTCCGCTtccaggcagcagcagcagtggaaTCAGTggcatcagcagcagcgggGAACCACCGCTGGTCCTCATCCCGCCCGCTGACGCCTCTTCCTCCGactccaatcccaatcccggACAACTGACCCATCCCACATCCTTTGCAGCCCGCTTCGAGCCGCCGGCCAGCAGTCCCAGCTCCAATCCGTCCACCATCGATCCCTTCCCGCCCAGCAAGGTGGAGTACACCAAGAGCGACGAGGGCAAGGTCATCAGCACACCCATAAACAGCAATCAGCGAAAAA CCGAGACTGTGGCCCCGGCTGTCAACACTGGAAAGTACACGGGTGGATTTGGGGCTCCGGCGGGTCTTTTGCGTCCACAGTCCGCCAGCTCCAATCCTGGCCAAAATCCCAGTGCAAGCGCCAACTCCGACGTCTATGTGGCCGGCAATCAGCACGAGTTCAGCGCCGTTATAAAGGCGAACAAGGCGAGGCCCACCGTGAATCCGGGTCGCTACAACGGCGGCTTTGGAGCACCCACCGGTGTCCTATCGCCCCAATCGCCGGCGGAGCCGCGACCCTTCCAGCCCGTCCACCAGCAGGCGGAGCACAGGGAACACCAGGCCGGCGGAGGCAACCGGAGGACGGATAGCCGCTTCGGTGGACCACCCGGCATCCTGGTGCCCTTCGACAACGTGCAGCGAACTGGGGGGCAGTAA